A genome region from Solirubrobacter pauli includes the following:
- a CDS encoding helix-turn-helix transcriptional regulator: MSGGLLSREDELAAVTRAVDAAFTGSGAVLLLEGPAGIGKTTVLEAARRIAGERDALVLSARASELDRTFGFGLVHQLLDRAARPELLVGAAAHAKLVLDPSAGAAEDAGFAVLHGLYWLAANLAEERPVVLLADDLHWADVPSLRFLEYLARRIDGLAVTVVATTRPQEPGAPAELLDELRISATVVRPGPLPREAVADLLAAELGATPTPAMVETALEVTGGNPLLLSVLAREASNAGAQSPEQLAELGARGVAPAVERRLRPLGPDAVATARAVAVLGERATADDVAIVAGLEAARGAVVEALDRLAAADVLVGRAFVHPLVRAAVLDAMPAGERAALHRAAALRLRDRGLRPGAVAPHWRAAEPAGDERAVADLRAAAREAVTEGATDLAADQLARALDEPPSTAAERLDVALELGELEVRVQRPEGPSRLRRLLRDGLDGDAAARAHAALANHLVHTDPAAAVSELEQATVDAADPTLALRLEAGLLEALLLADVDPVRLRARIDRGLEQDPPSLAALAAAANDRALRGNLPTDELIALCERALGGGELLATVGPASSTWNLVTHALRFAEDARGAERALQAGDRAVREQGLLAATLFVEQAWGYWHRDFGSVALGAARARSGLEAIRAQGMVTTVPALSAILAENLVELDRLDEAAAEIDVDLGAAAGTFIEPFALTIRGRVRFLLRRFDEAETDLRRVVAFADARGWASPNAVFGRLRLAEVLAATGRADEALELMDHDIAAARTAERPGCLGMALRRRALAQLGDEAIDTLRDAVAALEPTDLQREHGWALHDLGARLRIRGDRVEAREPLRRALELAARTESALLARLAHEELEASGARPRRERLEGVGALTPAERRVAQLAAEGLTNRQIAETLWVTLKTVEVHLGRSYSKLGISSRRDLAGALGLEGEAAAA; encoded by the coding sequence CGAGCTGGACCGCACGTTCGGGTTCGGCCTCGTCCACCAACTGCTGGACCGCGCCGCCCGTCCCGAGCTGCTCGTCGGCGCCGCCGCGCACGCGAAGCTCGTGCTCGACCCGTCCGCGGGCGCCGCCGAGGACGCCGGCTTCGCCGTCCTGCACGGCCTGTACTGGCTCGCGGCCAACCTCGCCGAGGAGCGCCCGGTCGTCCTCCTCGCCGACGACCTCCACTGGGCCGACGTGCCCTCGCTGCGCTTCCTCGAGTACCTCGCGCGGCGGATCGACGGCCTCGCCGTCACGGTCGTCGCCACCACCCGCCCGCAGGAGCCGGGCGCCCCGGCCGAGCTGCTCGACGAGCTGCGCATCTCCGCGACCGTCGTCCGCCCGGGGCCGCTCCCGCGCGAAGCGGTCGCCGACCTGCTCGCGGCCGAGCTCGGCGCGACGCCGACCCCGGCCATGGTCGAGACCGCCCTGGAAGTGACGGGCGGCAACCCGCTCCTGCTCTCCGTGCTGGCCCGCGAGGCCTCCAACGCGGGCGCGCAGTCGCCCGAGCAGCTCGCCGAGCTGGGCGCGCGTGGCGTCGCGCCCGCGGTCGAGCGCCGCCTGCGCCCGCTCGGCCCGGACGCCGTGGCCACGGCCCGCGCGGTCGCCGTGCTGGGCGAACGCGCGACGGCGGACGACGTCGCCATCGTCGCGGGCCTGGAGGCCGCGCGCGGCGCCGTCGTCGAGGCGCTCGACAGGCTCGCCGCCGCCGACGTGCTCGTCGGACGCGCGTTCGTGCATCCGCTCGTGCGCGCGGCCGTGCTCGACGCCATGCCCGCCGGAGAGCGTGCGGCGTTGCACCGGGCGGCCGCGCTGCGCCTCCGCGATCGTGGCCTCCGGCCCGGTGCCGTCGCGCCCCACTGGCGGGCCGCGGAGCCCGCCGGGGACGAGCGCGCGGTGGCGGACCTGCGCGCCGCGGCGCGGGAAGCGGTGACCGAGGGCGCGACCGACCTGGCCGCGGACCAGCTCGCGCGGGCGCTGGACGAGCCGCCGAGCACGGCGGCGGAGCGGCTCGACGTCGCGCTCGAGCTCGGCGAGCTGGAGGTGCGCGTCCAGCGGCCGGAGGGGCCGTCGCGGCTGCGGCGGCTGCTGCGCGACGGGCTCGACGGCGACGCGGCGGCGCGCGCCCACGCCGCGCTCGCCAACCATCTCGTGCACACGGACCCTGCCGCGGCCGTGAGCGAGCTCGAGCAGGCGACCGTGGACGCGGCCGACCCGACGCTCGCGCTGCGGCTGGAGGCCGGGCTGCTGGAGGCGCTGCTGCTCGCCGACGTCGACCCCGTGCGCCTGCGCGCCCGGATCGATCGTGGCCTCGAGCAGGATCCGCCGTCGCTCGCCGCGCTCGCCGCCGCCGCGAACGACCGGGCGCTGCGCGGGAACCTGCCGACCGACGAGCTGATCGCGCTGTGCGAGCGGGCCCTCGGCGGCGGGGAGCTGCTGGCGACGGTCGGGCCCGCGAGCTCGACGTGGAACCTGGTCACCCACGCGCTGCGCTTCGCCGAGGACGCGCGCGGCGCCGAGCGGGCGCTGCAGGCCGGCGACCGCGCCGTTCGCGAGCAGGGCCTGCTCGCCGCGACGCTGTTCGTCGAGCAGGCCTGGGGGTACTGGCACCGCGACTTCGGCTCGGTCGCGCTCGGCGCGGCGCGCGCCCGCAGCGGCCTGGAGGCGATCCGCGCCCAGGGCATGGTCACGACCGTGCCGGCGCTGAGCGCGATCCTCGCCGAGAACCTGGTCGAGCTCGACCGCCTCGACGAGGCGGCCGCCGAGATCGACGTCGACCTGGGCGCCGCGGCGGGCACGTTCATCGAGCCGTTCGCGCTGACCATCCGCGGCCGCGTGCGCTTCCTGCTGCGCCGCTTCGACGAGGCCGAGACGGACCTGCGGCGCGTCGTCGCCTTCGCCGACGCGCGCGGCTGGGCGTCGCCGAACGCGGTCTTCGGCCGGCTCCGGCTCGCCGAGGTACTCGCCGCGACCGGCCGGGCGGACGAGGCGCTAGAGCTGATGGACCACGACATCGCCGCCGCGCGCACGGCCGAGCGTCCCGGCTGCCTGGGCATGGCGCTCCGCCGGCGCGCGCTCGCCCAGCTCGGCGACGAGGCGATCGACACGCTGCGCGACGCGGTCGCCGCGCTCGAGCCGACCGACCTGCAGCGCGAGCACGGCTGGGCGCTGCACGACCTCGGCGCGCGGCTGCGCATCCGCGGCGACCGGGTGGAGGCGCGCGAGCCGCTGCGGCGCGCGCTCGAGCTGGCCGCGCGCACGGAGTCGGCGCTGCTCGCCCGGCTCGCGCATGAGGAGCTCGAGGCCTCCGGCGCACGGCCGCGGCGCGAGCGGCTCGAGGGTGTCGGGGCGCTCACGCCGGCCGAGCGGCGCGTCGCCCAGCTCGCCGCCGAAGGCCTCACGAACCGCCAGATCGCCGAGACGCTGTGGGTGACGCTCAAGACGGTCGAGGTGCATCTCGGCCGCTCCTACAGCAAGCTCGGGATCTCCTCCCGGCGTGACCTGGCGGGCGCACTCGGCCTGGAGGGCGAAGCGGCCGCGGCCTGA